The following proteins are encoded in a genomic region of Vibrio spartinae:
- a CDS encoding histidine phosphatase family protein produces MTRYTLIASAITVALLSGCSSSEHSENGTDGYQYSSKATYSPQQDLSSYEAAPLGYRVVYTQLVERHGARALSSPKYDVLTKQVWDLAKKRGQLTERGEKLGPVTDKVTGANEKLGYGLLTRVGEEEPEGIASRMAERLSSIMTNDASNPVCIQVQTSGEERANQTAYYFMQSLANDVAYVSNDATRCYQTQTQPNKIDNKLVNKYELYFHKTNPAKSVEYQQYTANYKAYKNFKDSDKLEAAFDEISELPKTKLLARQMLERIYTKEFVDFLENDVSDDKNCDIAAENCFKTNTRKPDETEDDWKYVQNEVDAASKLYNMFIIGPGMLREAQAQGGEWNLKQFITPEESAWFSYQSDAEDFYEKGPSFSDSDGVTYNIAKPLLKDMFSEMDAVANNSQSTQHVAKVRFAHAEQMMPLAALLHVEGSTQSADPSILYSQENNEWRGGWVTPYSANIQWDVYKNVNGGETLVKMLYNEKEVGFKDSCKVFSGTQYFYSLNELKRCYSKELSVNE; encoded by the coding sequence ATGACTCGTTATACTCTTATTGCGTCAGCGATTACTGTGGCTCTACTCAGTGGTTGTAGCAGCAGTGAACATTCTGAAAATGGAACGGATGGATACCAGTACAGCAGCAAGGCAACTTATTCACCACAGCAAGATTTAAGTAGTTATGAGGCTGCGCCATTGGGCTATAGAGTTGTTTATACTCAACTAGTCGAGCGGCATGGTGCCCGCGCACTTTCAAGTCCGAAATATGATGTGCTCACCAAGCAGGTGTGGGATTTGGCTAAGAAACGTGGTCAGTTAACGGAGCGAGGTGAAAAGCTTGGTCCGGTTACAGATAAAGTCACTGGGGCAAACGAAAAGCTTGGCTATGGTCTATTAACCCGAGTCGGTGAAGAAGAACCGGAAGGGATTGCTTCACGTATGGCCGAGCGTTTAAGTTCAATCATGACCAATGATGCGAGTAACCCTGTCTGTATTCAAGTGCAAACTTCTGGTGAAGAGCGTGCGAATCAGACTGCGTATTACTTTATGCAGTCGTTGGCGAATGATGTAGCTTATGTGAGTAATGATGCTACTCGATGTTACCAAACGCAGACTCAGCCAAACAAAATTGATAATAAGCTTGTAAACAAATATGAGCTTTATTTCCATAAAACAAATCCAGCTAAGAGTGTTGAATATCAACAATATACCGCTAACTATAAGGCTTATAAGAATTTTAAAGATTCGGATAAACTAGAAGCTGCATTTGATGAAATTTCTGAACTGCCAAAAACGAAATTGCTGGCGCGTCAAATGTTGGAACGTATCTACACTAAAGAGTTTGTAGACTTTCTGGAAAATGACGTTTCAGACGACAAAAACTGTGATATTGCAGCAGAAAATTGCTTTAAAACGAATACCAGAAAACCTGATGAAACCGAAGATGACTGGAAGTATGTGCAAAATGAGGTAGATGCTGCATCAAAACTATACAACATGTTTATTATCGGTCCGGGTATGTTACGTGAAGCACAGGCTCAGGGGGGCGAGTGGAACTTAAAACAATTTATAACTCCTGAAGAGTCCGCATGGTTCTCATATCAGTCTGATGCAGAAGACTTTTATGAAAAAGGTCCGAGTTTCTCTGATAGCGATGGTGTAACGTACAATATTGCTAAGCCACTGTTGAAAGATATGTTTAGTGAAATGGATGCAGTAGCAAATAATAGCCAATCTACTCAGCACGTGGCGAAAGTTCGCTTTGCTCATGCAGAACAAATGATGCCTCTCGCAGCACTATTACATGTTGAAGGCAGCACTCAATCCGCCGATCCTTCTATTCTGTATTCTCAGGAAAATAACGAGTGGCGTGGTGGCTGGGTAACGCCATATTCTGCGAATATTCAATGGGATGTGTATAAGAATGTTAACGGTGGGGAGACTTTAGTTAAAATGCTTTATAACGAAAAAGAAGTCGGCTTTAAAGATAGTTGCAAAGTGTTCTCCGGGACTCAATATTTTTACAGTTTGAATGAACTTAAACGCTGCTACAGCAAGGAACTAAGTGTTAACGAGTAA
- a CDS encoding ABC transporter permease, protein MLEVPSYSMPMQTSALQKIKHRFAVARQEPANVLAILLLMFFAYLIVAPVLSIATDAFTVHPGDEMRTHENQGDLTNYYLVRVITSRMSQLLLWQPLQHTLSIATLTVLFALLLGVTLAWLVNRTDMFGRKWFTTALVVPFMLPSWTFALAWTTIFKNRTVGGQPGWLEAMGITTPDWVAYGFFPMVVILVIHYVPLVILIVGNALRRFDSQLEDCARILGADRRTISLKIILPLVRPALLSAALLIFADCIGEFAIPYILGLPVNFNTLSTGLYRALDSRQNGVAAVVALVIMLIGIITLMIDIRMMKEARRFVTVGGKGQMERTNQLRAMRLPATGLAAAFVMIGVAIPLLTLFLSTIMILPGRFNPENFTFDYWIGENLDTLAMHSGILLTQEFWDAAWNTIMIVGSASVISGVLGLLVGYSVLRCTIPWVGQSLKQVTFMPYLVPGIAFAAAFLSLFAVSRGPIPALYGLPVLLIIALIAEQMPFASRSGIAAMSQLGKEPEEAARIAGANWFTRLTRIIVPIQAAPLATGILLPFISGIKGVSLFIILAIPATDVLTTYSLRLIDYNYDQAANAVVLMIALVAWGGTVLIQRISGTGLAQGLES, encoded by the coding sequence GTGTTAGAAGTACCAAGCTATTCTATGCCGATGCAAACAAGTGCACTACAGAAAATAAAACATCGCTTTGCAGTCGCAAGACAAGAACCAGCGAATGTATTAGCCATACTGCTATTAATGTTTTTTGCTTATTTGATTGTCGCCCCTGTTTTATCCATTGCAACCGACGCCTTTACTGTTCATCCCGGTGACGAAATGCGTACTCACGAAAATCAGGGTGATTTAACCAACTATTACCTTGTCAGAGTGATCACATCGCGAATGTCACAACTGCTATTGTGGCAACCGCTACAACATACCCTAAGCATTGCGACACTAACCGTTCTTTTTGCATTACTACTGGGGGTGACTCTGGCCTGGCTGGTAAACCGTACAGATATGTTCGGACGCAAATGGTTTACAACGGCATTAGTTGTACCATTTATGCTGCCTTCATGGACGTTCGCTTTGGCATGGACAACCATTTTCAAAAATCGCACAGTGGGCGGGCAACCAGGATGGCTGGAAGCTATGGGGATCACAACACCAGACTGGGTCGCTTATGGCTTTTTCCCCATGGTCGTGATCTTAGTCATCCACTATGTTCCGCTCGTTATTCTTATTGTCGGTAACGCATTGCGCCGCTTCGATTCTCAGTTAGAAGATTGTGCCCGAATTCTTGGTGCAGACCGCAGAACCATTTCACTAAAAATTATTCTACCTTTGGTTCGACCTGCTCTGCTTTCTGCTGCACTGCTGATTTTCGCAGATTGTATTGGTGAATTTGCGATTCCGTATATCTTAGGATTACCAGTCAATTTTAATACTTTATCCACCGGCCTTTATCGAGCACTGGACTCACGTCAAAACGGTGTCGCTGCTGTTGTTGCGCTGGTCATTATGCTTATCGGTATCATCACTTTGATGATTGATATCCGCATGATGAAAGAAGCACGTCGCTTTGTCACCGTGGGCGGTAAAGGACAAATGGAACGCACGAATCAACTTAGAGCCATGCGACTACCGGCAACAGGTCTGGCTGCAGCATTTGTCATGATTGGCGTCGCTATACCACTTTTGACCTTATTTCTTTCCACTATCATGATCTTACCGGGTCGCTTTAATCCGGAGAACTTTACCTTTGATTACTGGATTGGTGAGAATCTGGATACTTTGGCGATGCACAGCGGAATTCTGCTCACACAAGAATTCTGGGATGCGGCATGGAACACCATCATGATCGTTGGAAGCGCTTCTGTCATCTCAGGCGTACTCGGTCTTCTGGTCGGCTATTCGGTTCTACGTTGCACTATTCCATGGGTCGGCCAATCCCTCAAGCAAGTAACGTTTATGCCTTATCTAGTTCCGGGAATTGCTTTTGCCGCTGCGTTTCTATCTCTCTTTGCCGTTTCGCGCGGCCCCATCCCTGCACTCTATGGACTACCGGTACTGCTGATTATTGCTCTAATTGCGGAACAAATGCCGTTTGCCAGTCGCTCCGGTATTGCAGCGATGTCTCAGTTAGGAAAAGAGCCGGAAGAAGCCGCGCGTATTGCAGGCGCCAATTGGTTTACCCGCTTAACCCGCATCATCGTACCGATTCAGGCAGCCCCGTTAGCCACTGGGATTTTGTTGCCTTTTATTTCCGGTATCAAAGGTGTGAGCCTGTTTATCATTCTTGCTATTCCAGCTACGGATGTTTTAACCACTTATTCGTTACGTCTGATTGA
- a CDS encoding porin, protein MKNNVLAVAIIFAAATTSVNAANLVEKDGFIYELNGDIQIQLQKDSGKDQHLYVNYDSLEFENKVAYEVAEDFTVLGVLGFDFDDAANGDKNQNSAALKDALIGFESSNISLSVGRQDYASDEFGIAEDYEMDSDDVAFDETDGDNVILLNFNLNKIKLMLSTDLQAKDKDNEGEQSFDAFASVEIEQLELAASYQNREVEVDGDTFNTYGVSALYDAGFATFAVDYSESEDTMKVYNFATTFGVTDLTKVALGFVNNKPESEESVNEWYANITYEFSKFDDVNLFAEISNTDAEDAQIAYVVGAEIKF, encoded by the coding sequence ATGAAAAATAATGTACTAGCAGTGGCTATTATTTTTGCAGCAGCGACTACTTCAGTTAATGCTGCTAATTTAGTCGAAAAAGATGGTTTCATTTATGAACTAAATGGTGATATCCAAATTCAGTTACAGAAAGATAGTGGTAAAGATCAACATCTTTACGTCAATTATGACTCTTTGGAATTTGAAAATAAAGTTGCTTATGAAGTGGCAGAAGACTTTACCGTATTGGGCGTCCTAGGGTTTGATTTTGATGATGCGGCCAATGGTGATAAAAACCAAAATAGTGCAGCGCTAAAAGATGCGCTGATCGGTTTCGAGAGCAGTAATATCTCACTGTCGGTCGGGAGACAAGACTATGCTTCAGATGAGTTTGGTATTGCGGAAGATTATGAAATGGACTCAGATGATGTCGCGTTTGACGAAACCGATGGCGACAATGTGATTCTGTTGAATTTCAACCTGAATAAAATAAAGCTGATGTTGTCTACAGATTTACAGGCGAAAGATAAGGACAATGAAGGTGAGCAATCATTTGATGCCTTCGCTTCGGTTGAAATAGAGCAACTGGAACTGGCTGCCTCTTATCAGAACCGAGAAGTTGAAGTGGATGGTGATACCTTTAACACCTACGGTGTCAGCGCCTTGTATGATGCAGGTTTTGCAACCTTTGCTGTCGATTATTCAGAATCTGAAGACACCATGAAAGTTTATAATTTTGCTACCACATTTGGTGTTACTGATTTGACTAAAGTTGCTCTTGGTTTTGTTAATAATAAACCAGAATCTGAAGAATCGGTGAATGAATGGTATGCCAATATCACCTATGAATTTTCAAAATTTGATGACGTAAACCTATTCGCCGAAATTTCAAATACCGATGCTGAAGATGCGCAAATCGCTTACGTTGTTGGCGCCGAAATTAAGTTTTGA
- a CDS encoding DUF3944 domain-containing protein — protein MSNSYRKDKDLELLRYADNDMLEVLVKYLTTDKDGKTRYTETLTDDKQFKAAKGDYQQVWQLIAGELQHFGGDTLVNLFRRTGVEYREILIDVCKKLSIKTDYKAEIVKIEQALLAKLFADSWEKMSESERDALRKELQIDASLTSSAALTAIIAAIRMGGFMSYQVAMIVANAVAKALLGRGLSLAANAGLARAIGVFAGPIGIAITVLLTVPAISGPAFRVTLPAVVQIAAMRQQMLNEEETIF, from the coding sequence ATGAGTAATTCATACAGAAAAGACAAAGACTTAGAGTTGTTACGATACGCTGACAACGACATGCTTGAGGTATTGGTGAAATACCTAACGACTGATAAAGATGGTAAAACTCGTTATACAGAGACTTTAACTGATGATAAGCAGTTCAAAGCAGCTAAAGGTGACTACCAGCAAGTATGGCAGCTTATTGCTGGTGAACTGCAACATTTCGGCGGCGATACACTCGTTAATCTATTTAGAAGAACTGGCGTTGAGTATAGAGAAATACTCATTGATGTTTGTAAAAAGCTCAGCATCAAAACCGATTACAAAGCTGAGATTGTCAAAATAGAACAAGCTCTGTTAGCAAAGCTATTTGCAGACTCTTGGGAAAAAATGTCGGAATCAGAAAGAGACGCTTTGCGAAAAGAACTTCAAATAGACGCATCGCTAACCAGTAGTGCAGCACTAACCGCAATAATTGCAGCTATCCGCATGGGTGGATTTATGTCTTATCAAGTTGCAATGATTGTAGCAAATGCTGTCGCTAAAGCCCTTCTTGGAAGAGGCTTATCTTTAGCAGCCAATGCTGGCTTAGCTCGTGCTATAGGCGTTTTTGCAGGCCCTATCGGTATAGCAATTACAGTGTTACTAACTGTACCAGCGATTAGTGGCCCTGCATTTAGAGTAACCCTACCTGCCGTCGTACAAATTGCTGCAATGCGCCAACAAATGCTGAATGAAGAGGAGACAATTTTCTAA